A window of Bacteroidales bacterium genomic DNA:
GATGTTGACGTAATTTACATCTGTAGCGACTCCGATCGTTTGCAGGCATCTTATTCTATTAAAGCATTTGAGGTTTTTGGACAGAAAATCCCAATAGTACGCTGGTTTACAAAAGATGTGATGTCGGGGATAACAATTGAAAAGCCTGATAATATTCACACAGTGGAGATTTTTAAAGCTGTGGCTACTCACGAAAACATAACCGATCTGAATATTGATAAAATTGCCATTGCTACACATCACCGATGGCTCAGGAGGGCAATAAAAAGCTACATCGAAAAAGTTGATAAAAATTTAACTCCATCAGGAGAACTACCGGATCTTAAGGATACAATGTTGCCCTGGCATCTGCTTGATGAAGAAATACGGGATGACAACCGTTCGGTCGTGGAGCATAATTTTATCAAATTAAGGGCGATGAAACAGTTTACCGACACAAAATATTTCCTGAGTCCATGGGAAGCAGAGATTGATCTCGGATTTCTTGATGACCAACAAAATGTATTACAGTTGGCCGAAATGGAACACCGGCGTTGGATGGCGACAAAATATTATTATGCCTGGCGGTACAATGCTAAAAGAGACGATCCTAAAAAAGAACACAATAATTTGATTGATTTCAATAGATTGGATGCCGGTACCAAAGCCTATGATATTGAGCAAATTAATGAGCTGAAACAAATATGGGAGCTCATCAAAAACATCAGCAAGAATGGCAAACCAAAGACAGGCGTGTAAAAACAAATAACCATGCCCCAGCAAAGCAAAATATTTCGGGTAATAATCTGTACAAATTTTAGGTTCATAAGTTAGAATTTTGCAAAATAAGTCAATTGAGTATAAAACTATAATATGATATTAATGAATTTAGAAGAATTACATCACATCTGCATTCAAACTGAGGTTTATTCTGAATCTTTGGATTTTTATGTCAACCTACTCGGTTTTGAAATTATCAAAGAAAATTATGATTTTCATGAGAGAGAATTTAATACGTGGATTAAAGCAGCAAACTGTAGAATCGAGTTACAGACTCCTAAAAAAGGCACAAATTTAAATAAATGGAGTAGTCTTAACAGTGGTCCTGTTCATTTAGCATTTGTCGTAAATGACGTGGTTGCTGCTTACACACAAATTAACCAATTTGGATATAAAAACTTCAAAATGAAAAATGGAAAGGAACTCTATTCTGTGAATCAAAATACTACCATTTTCAAAATTATTGCTCCGGAAGGAACTGAAATTGAAATTCGTGAGAATGCAAATCTTGATTAATAGAAAATCAAAAAATCAGCTTAAAGATGGCAGAAGAAAAAAAATACTTGGGATTCGTTTCGTATTCGCATTCCGAAACAGATAATATATATTTTGATACATTAATTAGTGGGTTACAAAGACATTCTCAGAAAAGCAAATTTTGGACCGATAAAGAAATTCCAAGTGCCTCAAAATGGCGTGATGAGATTTTTGAAAAACTCAAACAAGCCGATTTTGCAATTTTGTTGATTAGCCCCAATTTTTTATCCTCTGAATTTATAATGAATACTGAATTCCCCGAAATATTAAAACTTCATAAAAAAAAGTTTCTAAAAGTATTCCCTATACTTCTTTCACCTGTTGATATTGATAAATCGCCTACTATCTCTGAAATTCAATTTTATATTATTGACCGCGCCAAATATGATATAAATGGACCTCAGAATAAGATGTATTCTTACGCACATTTAGTAAATTTATTGAAGGGTAAAAATGAAATACAACCAAACAGAAATAGAGAACAATTTCATATCGACTTTATCAATTACATTGAATCGAAAATTAAAAATAGCGACTCAGCTGATTCAAATCATGAAAAGAATCAAGCCAAACGGAAAAGTTTTAACCTTTCAACCGTAAAAGAAATTGCTATTAGTTACGCCTCAGAATATAACAAGGCTAATTGTTATGAAGATAAAGTCGAACTACTTACAGTGTTAATAGACTTGTTAATTGAGCATGATAAAACAAAAAGAGAAGTTATAGAAAAATTCATTAATCACTTTAACCAAGGTGTCAAACCAAATATCAGAAGTCTAATTATCGCTTCCGAAATTGATCTATATGAAATATTGATTAAATTGTTCAAAAACGGAATACCTTCTGAACCCCATTTTCTAAATGAAATTAATTCAAAGTACTTTTTTATTAATCCATTATACGCATATATCCTATCAATTATTAAAGATATTGAGCAATCAGGATACTCCACTGCATTAGTTAACATAGAGTCAATACCATTAAGATTAGCAGATTATGAGTGTTTTTATGCAGATTACTTAGTTGGTCAAATAAATAGAAAAAATAATGAATTGGCCAATTCATTAACACATTTTTCAAATGGAATTAAAAAGATAAGTTCCCGATCCTTTTCTGTCCCGAACAAATACTGTCGTTCATCATGTCAAGCCTGTAGTGTAGAATTGATTGGTGCTGAACTTTTTAGGGGCCGAGCTACAATTTATAGAAAGTTATTAGCAAGTGCGAGCGAACCTGATGAGGTAAAATATTATTCATTAGCAAATTCTGATTATAAGCAAGCGCTTTCTCTTTTTAATAAAATAAATCCTGTAAAACATACAAAACCTAAAGGTTCAGAAGCAGTTGGATCTGACATCTACTTCAGTTACGGGTATTTTAAATTTGAAAATTATTTTAAAAAGCTTATTAAAAGTCAGGAAACGGATGAGAAAGATTTAAAATTAGCACTTAAACTATTTGATTTATCAAATAATTTAAATTCGAAATTTACACCCCCTTTATCAAGAGCAGGAATAATTTATTTATATAATAAAGACTATTTTAAAGCAGGGCAGTATTTTAATGAAGTAAAAACGAAAGATCATGTAACTGAGAATACGACGAATGGAGAACTAATACTAACTAGCATTTGGATAGATTTTGCCCTCTTTTATATAAACAAGATAACATATGAAAAATATAATGTAAAAAATCCAAAAACATTATTGGAATTCACAATTTCTAGTTTTCGAACCAAAAATATTTCAAAAGGCGCAATTGATTGTCATACTTTTGACCTAAAGGTAATATTCTACATATTAGGCGTTCAGAATCAACCCATTATTGAAAATGAATTTAATGAAATTCTTGCAATTTTTAACCTACAGAATAATTCACAACATAACATTTGAAAAATGACTGATTTTATTTCCATAGTTTGGGTAATTACTGAAAAGTGTGATAAAGAATGTCTTATTTGCCATCGTTTTTTTAATAATGAGAACAATCTCTCATTAGAGGAACAATTCGAATTGCTAAAATACTTAAAAGAACAAGGAATAAAAAGAATCTGTTTTTCTGGAGGAGAACCAACAATTTTCAAGTCATCACTTTTTGAAGCCATCAGTTATGCTCATAATTTGAAATTGCACACTGCTCTAACTACACATGGACTTAACCTTAATAAAACTGATATTATTAAACTGGATAAAATTCTGGATCAAATTTTAATACCAATAAGGTATTTGAACTCTGATAATTACGAATCAACAAATAGGATTGCTGGAGTTTTTAATAGGCATATTAAATATTTACTTTCATGGTTAATGAATTCAGAGATAATAACTGAAATAGTAACTGTTGTAACAAAGCATAATTTAAATTCCATAATTGATATAGGTGAAATAGTTTTCAATATAAGCCCAAATATAAGATGGAGAATTGATGAATATTATTCTAATGGGTATAACAAAAAACTAGAACTTGATTTTCAGATAGCCGATGAACAGTTTGGTGAGGTAATACAAAAGGTTCGTTCTCATTTTTCAGATGAACGAAACCAATTAATTACCTTTAGTTCAAAACTATCACGAGCAAAAGCTCCGGACTTATTAATTACTCCTCAAGGGAACTTAGTGACAACCTGCAATCATGAGTCGCTGCCCAAAGGGCATTATAAGTCAGGAATTATCTCTTCAATGCAAACAAGGAGAGATCAGGATTATTATAAGGGATCAATAAGAAATTGGGATTGGTAAAAATTAAAAGTATCACTCATTTGTGTATGGAGCACGACCTGCTGTTTAACTGGAATCCTGGGAGCACCGGAATCTGGATGACAGTGCTTTGTGCTTTTTTGCCTGCAATCCGATTTACATTTGCGGCCATCAGCAGCGACAGTGATGTGCAAAGTCTGGCCCAGCGTTCGATAGCCATGGAAGAAATGTTGACACAGTTTCAGACAGAATTTGGAGCAATACGGATTGTTGATCGTGCCTTAAACTCCATAAAACTTCGAAGCTATGCTGACTGTACAACCGAACTGACGACCACTGAAATGCTCGATTGGCACGTCTTTTTCCATTACAGGCATTAGCAATACCATAATAAATCAACTACTATTCACCCATACTACTATGAAACTCCGTAACAAAACCATTCGTGTATTTCTAAGCTCCACCTTCGAGGATTTGAAGGCTGAACGCGATGCCCTGCAGCAAGGGGCATTCAAAAACCTGCGCAGGTACTGCAAATCGCAGGGCTGGCAGTTCCAGGCAGTGGATCTGCGCTGGGGCATCAACAACGAGGCAACCATCGACCAACGTACCATGGAGATTTGCCTGCGGGAGATTGCGCGATGCCAGCAACAATCGCCCCGCCCTAATTTTATTGTCCTGCTGGGTGAGCGTTACGGCTGGCGGCCATTGCCCGACCGTGTTCTAAACAGCGTTGCCCTGGCGATGGAAACGGCCATGCCTTCCGGTATTCTTTCCCTGTTCACGCAGTGGTACCAGCCCGACGAAAACCAGTTGCCCGAAACGGTATGGAGGCTAAAACCCCGTGAGGGCAGGTACATTGATTACAACGATTACGAAAGAGATGTACAAAGACCACTGGTCGGATTTTTCACACGTTGGGCAGCAGAAAACCTGCCTGACCCCGATCTTGCTGAAAACAAAACAAATCCGCTGGCTTTGCAGCGGCTGAGCATGGAACGGTCGGCTACTGAACAGGAAATACAGGCCGGGGCATTTGGCGTGGAAGATGCACATGAACACGTGTTTGCCTTTTTCAGGAATATCACCGGATGCCCTGCGGATAATGCTGCCTTTCATGATCACGACCAAAATCCCGTTCAACAGCTTCGCGCCCGCCTGGAACAGTATCTGGATGATGATAATGTGGCGGAGTTCACAGCCCGTTGGGATGCCGGGAAAAACGAGCCGGCTACTGACCACCTTGAAAAACTTTCGGCGGATGTTGAGAATTGTCTGAAAAAGATCATCGACGCGGAAATCGAAAACTACCGGCTTGCCGGTGAAGGAGACCTGGAACAAGCCGCCCATGAAGCCTTTGCCCGGGAGCGCACCTTTGGTTTTTCGGGCAGGGAAATCGACATCGCTGCAATTTGTGATTACACTACCCAAAATACCAGCGCCCCCTTTGTGGTCTGGGGCGAATCGGGCACAGGCAAATCAACCCTGCTGGCCATGGCTGCAAGGAAGGTGCAGGAAATCTTTCCCCATGCACATGTAATTTCACGTTTTATCGGCGTTACAGGCAATTCGGCCAACGGCCACACCTTGCTCACCGACATCTGCCGGAACCTGAACCTGCTATATGGAGATGAAACGGATGATATTCCGGATGATCCGGCCAGGCTCCGTTTTGCATTCCGCCAATATCTTGCAAAAGCAACTTCAGAACACCCGCTGGTGCTCTTCCTCGATGCGCCCGACCAGTTTAACGATGGTGATGCGGCCCGTTTGCTGCAATGGTTGCCGGAGGTTTTGCCTCCGCATGTAGCAATTATCCTTTCGACACTAAAAGGGGTAAGTTTTGACGTTCTGAAAGAACGCAAAGAACCGGCGCCGGTTTTTTATGAAATCACTCCGCTTACCGCAGAAGATGGCAGAAATGCCCTGAGCACATGGTTGAAACGCGCAAACCGAAAACTTCAACCCCATCAGGCTGATCAGATCATCCGTGATTTTGAATATGCAGGTTGTGCTCCGCTGTACTTGCACCTTGCCTTCGAACAGGCGCAACACTGGGAATCGTATGCGCGCCGGCAACGCCTGGGAAGGGATATCCCCGAAATGATAGAAGACTTTTACGGCCATTTATCCCGCCCCGAAGCCCACGGTTCCATTGTTGAAAAGGTTTTGACCGCCATCCGTTGTGCGAAACAGGGTTTAAGCGACGATGAAATCCTTGGCGTGCTGGCGGCTGACCAGGAGTTCTGGAACAACTTCGGCATACAGACCTATCATGCTTTTGTTGAGGAAGAACTGACTGTGACAGCCTCCCGGTTGATCCCGCCGGTTTTATGGATCCGTCTGTATCACGACCTGGAATATTACCTCACACGCAGAAATGCTCCCGGCGGAGAGGTAATCACTTTTTACCACCGGCAGTTAGCCGAAGCCGTTGACAGCATTTACCTGCAACGCCCGGGATTACGGCAGAAGAGGCAAAAGGAACTTGCTGCTTTCTTCCAGGGGAAAAGCCTTCTTATTAAAGAAACTGCTCCCATTATTGCCAATGTCCGCGTTTGCGACGAACTGCCCTGGCTGCTTACCAAAAGCGAAGACTGGGATGCCCTGACAGACACCCTCTGCAACCTCGATTTCATCCAGGCGAAAGCTGCTGCAAAGATGACGTATGATTTGGTAAATGATTTTAATGCAGCACTGGAAGTAATCCCTGATAATGCTGAAAATATCCGAAAGGAAAAGGAAAGGCAAGCCAGAATGGAAAAATACTCCCGGGATTTAATAGCCTGTGCAGAAGGAAAGATAAGCCGCTTTGATCTGGAAGTACCAGAAAGCATCACCCCCTGGACTGAAGAGAAGATTAATACTGAAATTGAAAGGATAAAAACCCATCCGACAAGAGCAGACCGGTTAAGAGATTTTCAGAATTTTCTGGGGCAGGAAGCCGGTAATTTGCAAAACTTTGCCAATGACTTTCCGCATTTTGCTGTACAGCAGGCCTGGAATTATGCTAACGAAGGCCCGGTTGGCAAAGCGGCGGAAAACAAACCTCCGGATATGTATAAATCACTGCTGCGCCACAGCCCATCCACACGCCCAACCTGGAACCCTCTACCGCTGGCAGTCAAAATTCTCACGGGGCATACTGCACAGGTCACCTCCGTTTCCATCACCCCCGATTGGAAAAAGGCACTCTCTGGCTCCGAGGATAATACTTGCATCCTGTGGGATCTGGAAACGGGGCAGACGGTCAAAACACTCGTGGGTCATACTTCCGTAGTCACTGCCGTTTCAATCACACCCGATGGCAATAGTGCGGCCTCCGGCTCTGCTGACAAAACCTGCATCCTGTGGAACTTGGAAACGGGGCAAGCGGTCAAAAAACTCACGGGTCATACTTTCGTAGTCACTGCCGTTGCAATCACACCCGATGGCAATAGGGCGGTCTCCGGCTCTGTTGACAAAACCTGCATCCTATGGGATTTGGAAACGGGGCAGGCGGTCAAAACACTCACGGGTCATACTTCCGTAGTCACTGCCGTTTCAATCACACCCGATGGCAAAAGAGCACTCTCAGGCTCCCATGACAAAACCTGCACCCTTTGGGACCTGGTAACGGGACAGGCAGTCAAAACCCTCAAAGGACATACCGACAGGGTCACTACTGTTTCAATCACCCCCGATGGCAAATGGGCAATCTCTGGCTCCGATGACAAAACCTACATCCTATGGGACCTGGAAACGGGGCGGGCAATCAAAACACTCACGGAGCATTCTCACATTGTTGAAGCCATTTCATTAACCCCCGATGGCAAAAGGACAGTCTCCGGCTCTTTTTTCAAAACCTGCACCCTTTGGGACCTGGTAACGGAACAGGCAGTCAAAACCCTCAGGGGACATACCCACAGTGTCAAGGCCGTTTCAATTACTCCCGATGGCAAAAGGTTAATTTCAGGCTCCAGTGACAGAACCTGCATCCTATGGGACCTAGAAAAAGGTCAAGCAGACAAAACTCTCACAGAACATACTGACCTGTTAAAAGCCATTTCAATCACCCCCGATGGAAAAAGGGCAATCTACTGTCTCTGGGACAAAACCTGCGTCCTATGGGACCTGGAAAATGGTAGACCAATTAAAACTTATACAATCACCCCCGATGACAAAAGGGTAATTTCAGGCTTGTTTTACAAAACCTGCATCCTGTGGAACTTGGGAACGGGGCAGGCAGTCAAAACCCTCACTGGGCATACAAACGTGGTCAGCGCTGTTTCAAATACTCCATCTGGCAAAAAAGCGATCTCCGGCTCTTGGGATAATACCTGCATTCTGTGGGACTTGGAAATTGGGCATGTAGTCAAAACATTTAAAGAGCATACTGATTGGGTTAATGCCGTTTCAATCACCCCTGATGGCAAAAGGGCACTCTCCGGCTCCCAGGACAAAACCTGCATCCTCTGGGATATGGAAACGGGGCAGGCAGACAAAACTCTTAAGGGACATACTGGCGGGGTTAATGCCATTTCAATCACGCCGGATGGCAAAAGGGCAATCTCTGGCTCCGATGACAAAGCCTGCATCCTGTGGGACCTGGAAACAGGACAGGCAGTCAAAACCCTCACCGGACATACTGACGTGGTTATTGCCGTTTCAATCACCCCGGATGGCAAAAGGGCAATCTCTGGCTCCAATGACAAAGCCTGCATCTTATGGGACCTCAAAACGGGCAGCCAGTTAGCCCGGCTGATAATTAAAACAAGAATAACTTACTTTGCACTATTTCCAAAAGGAATCATATTTAATTCCTCTTCTGGCGAAGTAATAATGATAAACCAAGAAAAGGAACTATTGTGCCCGGGCATTCCTATTACTACTGCCAGGTATTTATGGGATTTCGAGTTGCAACAATACCAACCACTTTCAACTGACTGCCCCCTCTGCGGCCATCGCTTTGCGCCGCCAGCTTCTGTCTTGGAAATTATTAATACAATAACAAAGAAAGCCAACTTGAGACCTGACCAATCCCCCTGCCTGGAGTTGCCGGATGAGGCATGGGAAGAGCCGGGTTTGTTAAGTGAGTGCCCGAAATGTGGGGAGGTGTTGAAGTTTAATCCGTTTATTGCGGGAGGGGATTAAAAAACAAAACCCGCCGGTGTGCGCAGCACCCGGCGGAGTTTAAAACATAAAATACTATGACACACATCTTCATTCCTTTGATCATCTCCATCATCTTCTGGATATGGATCATCCGCAAGTACGACAAGTTTGAGCGGGAGCCGCTCAGGAGCATCATTTTTGTGCTTATTGTGGGCGGGCTGGTTAGTGTGATCCCGGCTGGGTTGTTTAACCTGCTTTTTGCCAGCATCTTCGATTATTCGGTGGAGGCAGCATCCGGAGTGAGCCTGTCAGCAGGGAGTACATGGTTGTTTTTTGGTTTTGCGGGTTTCAACGAAGAAGTGTGGAAGGCTGCAGCCACTGTGTTACTCATTCGACGCATGAAGCAGTTCAACGAACCTGCCGATGCGTTGGTCTATTCGATGACGGTTGCGCTGGGCTTTGCTGCCTTCGAAAACATAGAGTATGCAATCAACTATGGAACGGCCACCGTTTACTTCAGGCAGTTCAATGCAGTGCCGCTGCATTTGGGATTGGCTGCCATCTGGGGAATAGGTATTGCAAAAGCAAGGTTTGATCAGGTTGGCCAATACACCAAAACGCTCATTCCCTATCTGTTGCTGGCCGGTATCATCCATTTTGCGTACAACATCGCTGTTTTTTTATTTGCTGATCCTATGCTGCAGGTTCTTGTCCCTTCTTTTATCGCCATGTACCTGATCAGGCTTGCCGTAAAGAGAATAAAACGCTATGCCGAAGAAGGGCCTTTCAGCAAAGTAATCATCTGTCAAAATTGCAAAACGCCGAACCAACTGGATGTCACAATCTGTAATAAATGTAACCATCCCTTTTAATTGAAATTTTACGATATTTGCAAAACTTACAATGAGAGCGTCCTGAAAACGGTTGAAGTCCTTTGGAATTGCGGGAAAAAAAAGGAGAAGGATCATAGGAAATATTAAACATCACAATCACCTTTAACCTAAACTAAAACGCGTGAAAAATAACAGTCTCTGCCCCAAATGCCAAAAACCCCTGACAAAAGTGGGAGAGTTTTGGATTTGCCCGAAACACGGACAGGTGGAAACTAAGCAAAAATCAAAACCCTTAAGGATCTTCCTCAGCTACGGCCACGATGCCAACGAGGAACTCGTCCGCCTGATCAAAGCCGACCTGGAAAAGCGCGGCCACGATGTGTGGTTCGATAAAACTGATATCAAATTTGGGGATGAATGGCGGCGAAGGATAACAGAAGGTATTGCTGGTAGCCATAGAGTTTTGTCTTTTCTGTCAAAGTATTCAACAAGTAACCGGGGGTCTGCTGTGATTAGGATTCCCATGTTCTCTTTGGTTTGAAATATTTGCATTTATTGAAAGATATTGAGATTATTGAATTATTTAAATCCTGATTATGTTAAAGTTATGAAAAGTTTAACAATTGATTTTGGTATTGATCTTGGCACTTCCAATAGCAAAATAGCTAGGATAAATGGTGTTGATGCTGAAGTAATTAAAAATAGCGAAGGATTTGAATTTACTCCTTCGGTTGTCTGGATAGATTCAAAAGAAAGGGTTCACGTTGGCAGAAGAGCCAAAGACCAACTTGAAAATGATCCCGAAAATGCGTTTAGCGAATTCAAAATTCAAATGGGCACAGAAACACAATACACTTTCGAAAGAAATAAGAAAAAAATGAGCCCATATGAATTGTCTGCAGAAGTCTTAAAAGCATTAAAAGAAGATGTCAGGCGCCAACTGGGTGAAGAGGTAACTTCAGTCGTAATTACAGTTCCCGCAGCTTTTGAACTACCACATTGCCAGGCAACCAACAAGGCGGCAAAACTGGCAGGATTCGTAAATCATCCTTTGTTGCAGGAACCCATTGCTGCGGCCATGGCCTATGGTTTTCAAAACGAAACGACGAATAAATTCTGGATGGTATATGACTTTGGTGGAGGGAAATTTGACGCATCAATTATTCAAATTAAAGATGGTCAGATTGAAATAATACATAATGGAGGAGATAACGGATTAGGTGGTAAAAACCTGGATAGAGAGATAGTAAATAGTTTGCTTGCACCTGCTATTGCAAAAGAGCATAACTTGAAAAACTTCACCAGAAACAATAAGCAATTCTGGGGAGTCTTTGCCAAGCTTAATGCTGAAGCTGAAAAGGCGAAAATCAGGCTATCCCTTGAGGATTCTGTCAAAATTTACATTGATACATTATTCAAAAACGATAAAGGTGAAGCTGTTGAGTTTACATATGAATTATCAAGAAGCGATTTTGAAAAATTAGCTAAACCATACATTATTCAATCAATCAATATTTGCAAGAAGGTTCTTATGGAGAAAAGGTTAGGTACTTCAAATATCGAAAAGATGATAATGGTTGGTGGTACATCTTTAATACCATATCTGCGCAATATGCTCCTCGATGCAAATCAAGGTCTTGGGATACCGTTGGAATCAAATATTTACCCAATAACCGTGGTTGCAAAAGGAGCTGCAATTTTCGCGAGTACAAAACAAATATCATTCGAAAAAACTTCTGACAATTTATCCTACATATGTAAAATTGAATCGAAAATAGAACCAAATGAACATCAAGTAAAAAAGGAATGTGATATTTTAATAGAGACAGCAACACCAAATATTTATCGAAACAATGCATTCAGAATTTCTAGATTGAATGTGAGTGCTACAACCCGTGAGATTTCAAATCAGGTTCAAAAAAACCAGATGCTTGAAAAGTATGATGGGAAAATGGATAACCATAAAAGTCCATTCCCGATTGAACCGCCACCCGATGTTGATAAGCTGCGGCAGGCATTACATCGTTTACGGGACCCTGAAACAAGAATGATTGACGAGTTTTTTTGGTTTTGGCCACTTAGTCTGGATAATGGTAGTAAAGATGATGCCTTGGATGCTATATCAAGAAACGATTCCAAAACTGCCGAAAAGATATGGAGAACCATTGATGCAACGCAAACAGAATCAATTGTTTCACAACATAATTTAGCAGTTCTTTCTCACCTGTCTGTGTTGGATATTGAGTTAAACGGTAAAACATTGGATGAAGAAGAAATAAATCAAAGAGACTCTTACTGGAAGGAATCATTTAAAAGTTGGAAACTTTTACTAGAACAGGAAGGATTGTGGAGCAAATTTGATGATAGAGTTAGACGGATGGATGACCCGAGGCTAACACGCAATTTTGTAAACAGTCTTAAAGAGACTTTGCCTGTTGCGATACTGCAAATCAACGCATTTTTAGCATTAAAAGCTGCTGAGGCAGGCAATATGACTGAGGCTTTGAGGCAAATAAGTCTTATGCGTGGCTCGGGACTTGATAAAGATGTTATTTCTTCAGCGTTAAAAAATGTAGCAAGTACATTAATAAAAAAAAATGAAGATACAAGCATTCTCATTGATTTGATTTCCTCCAGCAAATCTACTCCTCCTCCGGATAATAATAATATTAATAATAATAAAAAAGCTCAGGCTCCCACATCTCGCATCGATCTTGTTCATTTCTCAGTTTCTTCTCCACCCGCTGTTCAGCCTGGCCGGGATATCATTGTTGATGTTTGGGCACATTTAGAGCAACAACGAACCGAAGTCGCAAATCGGGTAAAACAAGCAAGTATTCAAACTGATGCACCACCTGTGATTCGACCGAAAGGACCATTCAAGATTGAACGGGGAACAATACTGGTCGTACGATTGAAATTTCAGGATTTAATTGTTGAGCCAGCCGAAGATGTTATTCTTTGGGAAGGTGAGATTGGAAATGCATCTTACGTTGTTTCTGTTCCTGCTGAAACTGCAGAAGGGGTAAGAATCGGTTCTGTGACTGTTCATTGTGAAGAAGGTTTACAAATCGCCAGAATTCCTTTACAACTAATGATTAAGAACGAAGTTGTTCATTGTGAACCAATAGAACATTCTTTACACCGTGTTCGTAAAGCATTTGTTTCTTATGCCAGAGCTGATTTAGACGAAGTACTTAGT
This region includes:
- a CDS encoding Hsp70 family protein; the protein is MKSLTIDFGIDLGTSNSKIARINGVDAEVIKNSEGFEFTPSVVWIDSKERVHVGRRAKDQLENDPENAFSEFKIQMGTETQYTFERNKKKMSPYELSAEVLKALKEDVRRQLGEEVTSVVITVPAAFELPHCQATNKAAKLAGFVNHPLLQEPIAAAMAYGFQNETTNKFWMVYDFGGGKFDASIIQIKDGQIEIIHNGGDNGLGGKNLDREIVNSLLAPAIAKEHNLKNFTRNNKQFWGVFAKLNAEAEKAKIRLSLEDSVKIYIDTLFKNDKGEAVEFTYELSRSDFEKLAKPYIIQSINICKKVLMEKRLGTSNIEKMIMVGGTSLIPYLRNMLLDANQGLGIPLESNIYPITVVAKGAAIFASTKQISFEKTSDNLSYICKIESKIEPNEHQVKKECDILIETATPNIYRNNAFRISRLNVSATTREISNQVQKNQMLEKYDGKMDNHKSPFPIEPPPDVDKLRQALHRLRDPETRMIDEFFWFWPLSLDNGSKDDALDAISRNDSKTAEKIWRTIDATQTESIVSQHNLAVLSHLSVLDIELNGKTLDEEEINQRDSYWKESFKSWKLLLEQEGLWSKFDDRVRRMDDPRLTRNFVNSLKETLPVAILQINAFLALKAAEAGNMTEALRQISLMRGSGLDKDVISSALKNVASTLIKKNEDTSILIDLISSSKSTPPPDNNNINNNKKAQAPTSRIDLVHFSVSSPPAVQPGRDIIVDVWAHLEQQRTEVANRVKQASIQTDAPPVIRPKGPFKIERGTILVVRLKFQDLIVEPAEDVILWEGEIGNASYVVSVPAETAEGVRIGSVTVHCEEGLQIARIPLQLMIKNEVVHCEPIEHSLHRVRKAFVSYARADLDEVLSRIQGMQKIIPDLDVFLDVVKLRSGEDWEKRLWTVIPESDVFYLFWSAAAKESLWVEKEWRCALTSRGVDFIDPVPLVSPKEVPPPVELSKMHFNDWSLAYRRGNPDIT
- a CDS encoding PrsW family intramembrane metalloprotease produces the protein MTHIFIPLIISIIFWIWIIRKYDKFEREPLRSIIFVLIVGGLVSVIPAGLFNLLFASIFDYSVEAASGVSLSAGSTWLFFGFAGFNEEVWKAAATVLLIRRMKQFNEPADALVYSMTVALGFAAFENIEYAINYGTATVYFRQFNAVPLHLGLAAIWGIGIAKARFDQVGQYTKTLIPYLLLAGIIHFAYNIAVFLFADPMLQVLVPSFIAMYLIRLAVKRIKRYAEEGPFSKVIICQNCKTPNQLDVTICNKCNHPF
- a CDS encoding toll/interleukin-1 receptor domain-containing protein translates to METKQKSKPLRIFLSYGHDANEELVRLIKADLEKRGHDVWFDKTDIKFGDEWRRRITEGIAGSHRVLSFLSKYSTSNRGSAVIRIPMFSLV